One genomic region from Kamptonema formosum PCC 6407 encodes:
- a CDS encoding transposase, producing the protein MNIIESILQQMSGVSQAQKKFIMTLLSTIVLVYGKVNFTNLGRYSPANEKTYRRHFLKKFDWEQFSKYFIKKALNPERTIIAVIDCSFLRKSGKHTEGKGYFYNGIAGKAEQGLEISVISVVEIETHISYSLSVQQTLSRPTTEPPKNSLIFTRKRNLKKRSKTGI; encoded by the coding sequence ATGAACATTATTGAATCCATCTTACAACAAATGTCCGGGGTGAGTCAAGCCCAAAAAAAGTTTATAATGACTTTACTTTCCACAATCGTGCTGGTTTATGGCAAAGTGAACTTCACCAATCTGGGCCGCTATAGTCCTGCCAATGAAAAAACTTATCGGCGGCATTTTTTAAAAAAGTTTGACTGGGAGCAATTCTCTAAATATTTTATTAAAAAAGCCTTGAATCCTGAACGCACAATTATTGCCGTTATTGATTGTTCTTTTTTGAGAAAAAGTGGTAAACATACTGAGGGAAAAGGTTATTTTTATAATGGTATTGCGGGAAAAGCTGAACAAGGATTAGAAATTTCTGTGATTTCTGTTGTCGAAATTGAAACTCATATTTCCTATAGTTTAAGCGTGCAACAAACTCTTTCGCGTCCGACCACAGAACCACCGAAAAACTCCCTAATTTTTACTCGGAAAAGAAACTTAAAAAAACGGAGTAAAACAGGTATCTGA
- a CDS encoding transposase, whose product MLPESVRYLVADGYYYRAKFWDAVRESDLNLISRLRVDANLNYLYTGARNKFGAPRKYDGKVDCNNLKNLTFVKEIKPGVKLYSLLVWSCCLKCKIRLACISELQANGKTKNVLLFSTDINLKAEQILEYYQARFQIEFIFRDAKQFTGLSDCQSVNSQRLDFHFNASLAALNLAKYEASNRHLSAHPFVFSMASYKRLEFNRHLLYTFISKLDLDKDLILNHPNLPSVLSYGTLAA is encoded by the coding sequence TTGTTGCCAGAATCTGTACGTTATTTGGTGGCTGATGGCTATTATTACCGCGCTAAATTTTGGGATGCTGTTCGGGAGTCAGATCTCAATTTGATTAGTAGATTAAGGGTTGATGCCAACCTGAATTACCTCTATACCGGAGCAAGGAATAAATTCGGCGCTCCTCGTAAATATGATGGTAAAGTTGACTGCAATAATTTGAAAAATCTAACTTTCGTCAAAGAAATTAAGCCAGGAGTTAAGCTTTATTCATTATTAGTATGGAGTTGTTGCTTAAAATGCAAAATCCGTTTGGCTTGTATATCTGAGCTTCAAGCTAACGGTAAAACCAAAAATGTTTTATTGTTTAGTACCGATATCAATCTCAAGGCTGAGCAAATACTTGAGTATTATCAAGCTCGTTTTCAAATTGAATTCATTTTTCGGGATGCCAAACAATTTACTGGTTTGTCCGATTGTCAATCTGTGAATAGCCAACGGCTTGATTTTCATTTTAATGCCAGCCTAGCGGCCTTAAATTTAGCCAAATATGAAGCCTCTAATCGCCACTTGTCTGCCCATCCATTCGTGTTTTCAATGGCCTCCTATAAACGCCTGGAATTCAATCGGCATCTACTTTATACATTTATTAGCAAGTTAGATTTAGACAAGGACTTGATTTTAAATCATCCTAACCTCCCCTCAGTCTTGTCTTATGGTACTCTGGCTGCTTAA